DNA from Exiguobacterium sibiricum 7-3:
TACCGGTCGACTTCCTGTTTCAATCGTTCCATCTGTCCATGGAAAGGTGCAATCGGCTTGATGCTGAAATGAATCGCTGCACTTTCCGGAACACCGCTGCGCCGTGTCGGAAGTAATGATAAATACAGCAACTGTCGTTGCTTGAACACCTGCAACATCGGAACCGATAACGTATAGTCGCTGATGCTTTGACCACGCTCAATCAAAGAGGCCATCCATTCGGCTTCTTCCGTATCCTGGACCTCGGCTGCTTCTTCAATCCGTGCCACCTCATCAACAATCAAAACAGCATCCTTGATATCGTCGAGTAACGTCGTTTCATATAGAAGTGGTGCATATTTTGCAAGTTGCTTCGGACGATCACCGCTTTCGAGGACTTCGACGTCGTAAGCAATTCCTTCTTCCAGTGCAGCCAACACTTCCGTACTTTGGACCCGTTCCTTCGTCGCTTCGTACAGATGGCGCAATTGTTCACCGGCCGACTTCAATCCGTCGCGTGTTGCAAAATGTTCCGTTGCCGGAGGCACTAATGCTTCGGCGATGACACCAAGCGAACGTTGGGTCTCCGCATCAAACGTATAGATGGAATCGACTTCCTCATCAAATAAATCGAGCCGATAAGGACGTTCGACGGTCAACGGGTATAAATCAATGATGCTTCCGCGAACAGCGAATTCTCCAGGTGTCGTCACCGTTGCCGTCCGTTCATAGCCGGCATCGACCAATTCTTGAATAAAGTCGGGAATCGACAGGACATCCCCCGGTTTGATTCGTTTCGTATGCCCTAAAAAGTCCGATGCCGTCGGGACATAACGTCTCAGCCCGACAAGCGGAATGATGAGAATTCCGTCGTCCGTCGTCAGCAGACGATGACGCGTTTCAATCCGGGTCGCGCGCAACTCCGGACTTGCACCGTATGACAGCTCCGCCGCAAGCGTTTCGTCGACCGGATACAACATCACGTCCTGCTCGGGTACAAGTTCAATTAAATCATCATATAATTTTTGAGCCTGGAACATGTTATGGGTCACGATGACGAATCGTTTTTTTGTCTCTTGGTAAATACCGGCGATGAATAATGCTTTTCCGCTGTTCATCAGTCCCGTGATCAGTTGAGCATTGACCCCGTCGCGGAACCGTTCCCGGACGGTTTTAATCTCCGGAATGCCGAGTAACAGATTTTGTAGTTGTTTCATACTTTCTTTCCCTCCTAGGACGACAGCAAAAACGCTTTGGTCACCCAAAGCGTTTTGTTCAGTTATAACGATTCATCAATGCTAAAAACGGCGTATCGATGAAATCGGTTGCGATATCGACGGAATCAGACAACACATGTTGCAACGTCGTCTGTTCTGATTTGGCGAATGGCATCAAGACCCAGTCGATGACTTGAATCGGTGCTGGCGGACGACCTACTCCGAGTTTCAATCGTTTGATGTCCTGTGTACCTAAATGTTGAATCAACGATTTGACCCCGTTATGACCACCGGCACTTCCTTTTGAACGCAGGCGCATCTTCTCAAGCGGCAAATCAAGGTCATCATAAATGACGAGGACATCCTCGACCGCGATTTTGTAGAAATCGAGCAACGGACGGACAGCTTCTCCCGATAAATTCATATACGTCAATGGTTTAACAAGAACCACCCGTTCCCCTTTAATCATTCCCGTTCCGAAGACGGCTTTAAACTTCGACTCCGTTAATTTTATGCCATGCTCCTTAGCGAGGGCATCGATGGCCAAAAAACCGATATTATGACGTGTATTCGTATATTTCGTACCTGGATTTCCTAAACCGACGATACATTTCATATCGTCACCTCCTCTACTTTTCTACTTTTCCGATTCGCATTCCGCTCACGAAAAATGGAACGCACAAGGGTCCGATTTCTAAAAACCGGACCTTGGCGTTCATATCTGTTTGTAATCAGCTGAAGAGCGGGCTGATTGATTTTTGTTCGTGGACACGGATAATGGCTTCTGCCAGCAAACGTGCAACTGAGATTTGTTTGATTTTGCTTGCACATTCACGTTTCGTCAAATCAATCGTGTTCAAGACGACGAGTTCTTCGATTGCCGAGTTTTCAATTCGCTCCATCGCCGGACCTGAGAGAACCGGGTGCGTACAGCAAGCGTACACTTGCTTCGCTCCGTTTTCAATCAAGGCGTTGGCAGCAAGCGTGATTGTACCAGCTGTATCGATGATGTCGTCGATGATGATGGCAATCTTACCATCAACTTGCCCAACGATGTTCATGACTTCTGCGACGTTCGGTTTCGGACGGCGCTTATCGATGATTGCGATTGGCGCTTTTAATTGTTCTGCTAATTTACGTGCCCGCGTCACACCGCCATGGTCTGGAGAAACGATGACGAGTTCGTTCGGGTCGATGTTCTTCTTCTCGAAGTACGAAGCAAGCAAGGGAACACCCATTAATTGATCTACTGGAATATCGAAGAATCCTTGGATTTGAGCGGCATGAAGATCCATCGTCACGACGCGTGTCGCACCGGCTACTTCAAGCAAGTTCGCCACAAGCTTCGCTGTGATCGGCTCGCGTGAACGGGCTTTGCGATCTTGACGTGCATATCCATAATACGGAATAACGACATTAATCGTCCGTGCAGAAGCGCGTTTTAAAGCGTCGATCATGATGAGAAGTTCCATCAAGTTTTCGTTGACCGGTTGGCTAGTCGATTGAATGATGTAGATATCATCCCCACGGACGCTTTCTTCGATGTTCATTGAAATTTCGCCGTCACTGAAGTGTTTGACTGAACTTTCGCTGACAGGAATTCCGATGACTTTAGCGATTTCCTCTGCCAGTGGTTTGTTCGAGTTAAGTGCGAAAATACGAATTTCATGTTCTAAGACAGTAGACATGGTTAGGTGGCCTCCATTTGTTTGGGTTTAGACGAGTAGAGCGACAAATAATGAACGAATAAAATTAACGGTAATCTGGTTTGGTAGTTTGACGTTCCCGTGCGATCGCGAGACCGTTTTCCGGAACATCATCCGTAACGGTTGATCCCGCTGCGACAAGTGCATTTTTACCGACCGTGACCGGCGCGATCAAATTGACGTTACAACCGATGAACGCATCATCTTCAATGACAGTTTGGAATTTATTTGTTCCATCATAGTTCACTGTGATCGAGCCGCAGCCTAAGTTAACGTTTGTGCCGATTGTTGCGTCACCCACGTAACTTAAGTGGGCAGATTTGCTGCCTTCACCAAAAGTTGATTTCTTCACTTCGACGAAGTTACCGATTCGTGTGTTGGCACCGAGAACCGCTTGTTGACGTAAATGCGCAAATGGACCGACTTGTGCAGCTGATCCAATTTGGCTGTCTGTTACAACTGATTGACGAACAACGGCCTGATCAGCGACTTCACTGTCACGGATATCCGAATTCGGTCCGATGATACATTCCGAACCAATCGTTGTTTTACCAAGCAATTGTGTCCCTGGGTACAAGACCGTATCTGAACCGATTACGACATCTGGTCCGATATACGTAGAGGCTGGATCGATGAACGTAACGCCTTGACGCATCCAATGTTCATTCGTCCGCTTACGCATTGATGTTTCCGCTTGCGCAAGCGCTACCCGGTCATTAACACCAATCGTTTCTTCAAACGTCGACGCTGCATAGGCTGCAATCGTTTCACCGTCTGCTTTTGCGATTTCGATGACATCCGGTAAATAGTACTCACCTTGGACATTATCATTATTAACTTCTTTTAAAGCCGCGAATAACATCTCATTATCAAATACGTACGTTCCGGTATTGATTTCTTTAATGAGCAGTTCTTCTGCGTTCGCGTCTTTGTGCTCGACGATTTTCGCGACGTTTCCATCTTCACCACGAACAATTCGTCCATAACCCGTTGCATCATCAGCATGCGCTGTCAAAACAGTCACTTTCGCACCCGCTTCTGCATGGTGTTGCAAGAGCGATTGTAACGTTTCACTTGTCAAAAGGGGTGTGTCTCCACAGACGACGAGTGTCGAGCCTTTTTCCTGTCCAAGAACAGGTTCTGCCATTTGAACAGCATGACCCGTGCCAAGCTGCTCACTTTGAAGTGCATATTCCACCGATGTGCCGAGCACTTCTTTAACAGACTCTGCACCATGACCGACGATGACGACTTGACGCGTGACACCGAGTGTCGTTAATTGATCAACGACATGTTGTACCATAGGTTTCCCAGCTACTGGGTGAAGTACTTTATATAGCTTTGATTTCATCCGAGTGCCTTTACCCGCTGCTAGAATTACCGCGAAATGATTCATCCTTGTCGCTCCTCCATGTAAATTAGTGTTGATTTCGTTCTGAAATAGTCCACTCGTTCCCACTATAACGAAAATGGCGCAACGAATCAATGACAGGACAGACTCGAAATCAACAAACACGCAAAAAAAGACAGGTTCTCCCATTGATGGAGACCTGCCAATCGAGTCAGGAAGGATCGGTTACTTCGAGCGCCGTCAGTTCAACTTCTGACGCCTCACCGTTTTCTTCACGAACTGCGTATGCTTCTAATACTGAATCTTCGACTTTTTTTCGCATTAATGCATTGATTGGATGGGCGACATCACGAAAGATGCCTTCCTGTGTCCGCTTGCTTGGCATCGCGACGAAAAGACCGCTGTTTCCTTCAATCACGCGTAAATCATGTACCACAAATTCGTGGTCGAGCGTAATCGAGGCCAGTGCTTTCATTCGACCCTCTGCTACGACGCGACGAATCTTGACGTCGGTGACATTCATTTTGTCCGCACCCCTTTTAATAACCGTTGTCACAACTCTTCGTTGTCTACTTCTACTTACGGCTTAAAACATTCAAAGGTTTAGCTTTTGCCAATCATTTCACGCATAATTTCCAAAAGTTTGATAATTACAGTATAGTTACAAAAAAAACGGGTGTCAAATTTAGGTATTTTCTCCGTCTGTGAAATACTGGTCGACATTTCCCCGTTTCACTTGAATCTGTCCCAGATCAACATCAACATCTGAAAGCTTCATCAGACTGACGTACTCATTAACCATCTTCTTCTCGGCACCTTCTGCTTCAATCAACACACCGACACCTGCCACGTTCGCTTCAAACTCACTCAGCAGACTCATCATCCCCCGGATCGTTCCACCAGCCTTCATGAAATCATCAATCAGCAAGACGTTGGCACCGCGTGGTAAACTGCGTCTCGCAAGGGCCATCGTCCGAATTGCTTTGGATGAGCCGGAGACATAGTTGATGCTGACGGTCGAACCTTCCGTCACTCGGCTGTCCGAGCGAACGATGACGAACGGTACACCCAACTGTTCAGCGACGGCATAAGCAAGCGGGATTCCTTTTGTCGCAATCGTCATGACGACGTCGACTTTTTTCTGGCTGAAGACAGAAGCAAACACTTGTCCCATCTGTTTCACCATCCGCGGATCTCCGAGCAAGTCCGTCAAATACAAGTAGCCCCCCGGTAACAGACGATCCGGTCGTGCGACGCGTTCACATAACTCATCGATAAATGGCAATGCCTTTGCGCTACTCCATGTCGGGATGAACATGACGCCTCCCGCGGCTCCCGGAACGGTTACCAATCGACCGGTTCCTTCATGCTCCAACATTTCGCTGACAATATCTAAATCTTCACTGATCGAAGATTTCGCAGAGCTATACCGTTCTGCGAAGATCGTCAATGAGACCAGATGATGCGGATGGTCTAGCAGGTAACGTGTCATGTCTACCAACCGACCGCTTCTCCGAATTTTCATCTAAATCGTTCCACCTCTCCGTAATTCCGAATATTCAATAGTGAATATATCATTTTCATACGGAAACTATCAATGGTTTTCCCCTAAAAGACGAACGACGTAGACTTCATTACAAAATCCTCGTAATCCGTTATAGAGACGTTGTGCCCGGTTTTCATGTTCCGTCAAGGCGAAGACAGTCGGTCCGCTACCGCTCATCAAGACACCTTCTGCCCCGCAACTCGTCATGAAGGCTTTGATTTGTTCGACTTCCGGATGCATCGGTAACGTCACCGATTCAAGGACATTGCCAAGGGCATCACAAATTGCCGTGAAATCTTGGTTCTTGACCGCATCAATCATCGCTTCGACATCTGGACGTTCCGCTGTTTCTAAATCAAGCGCTCCGTAAACATCTGCCGTCGAGACACCAATCGTCGGTTTCGCCAGTACGACCCAACAAGGCGGAGGGGATACTAATTTCTCAAGCTTCTCCCCGCGTCCCGTTGCAATCGCGGTTCCTCCCATGACACAAAACGGGACATCCGATCCGACTTCTGCCCCGATCTCCGCCAACTGTTCCAGTGTCAAGTCGAGCTTCCATAATTCGTTTAGCCCACGCAGCGTCGCTGCCGCGTCACTCGAGCCGCCCGCTAATCCTGCTGCGACTGGAATTTGTTTCTCTAAGTAGATTTCAACCCCGCTCTTGACGTCGAATCGTTCCTTTAAGACTGCTGCTGCTTTATACGCTAAGTTGCGTTCATCGTTTGGTACGTAAGCATGTTGGGCATTCATCCGAATCTCGCCGGACGCTAGTTCCGTCAATTCGAGACGATCTGCCAAATCCACCGTTGTCATCACCATATGTACATCGTGATACCCATCCGGACGTTTCGCCGTCGCATCCAATACTAAATTGATTTTTGCTGGAGCTTTTACAATAATCGTCATCGTGCCGTTCCTCCTCTAGTACGTTTCCTGTACGAATTGTATCAACCTTTGCACAAAAAAAGAAGCGAACATTTCTGTCCACTTCGGAAGGTAAGTTTACGAATTCGCGAATTCGATTTGTACGGAGTCGGTTAACACGTCGGCGTAGCTATAAGAAACTCGCTCGACATTGTGGCGCTCTGCGTCTAGCTTGACTACAAACACCGATGGATACGTCTCAACGAGCGTTCCGATTCGGGTTACGACCTTTTTACGACCGCCGCTTGCTTTTAGCGTCAGTCTTTCACCTACATGTGTTTCGAAAACATGTCTGATTTCGTTCAACGTCTTTGGCATACGCTTCACCTCACTAATATTTATTATAGCATATGAATTAAATATTAGAAAGGGCAAATATTATATCCGTTCTTTTGTCTACCGTCAACGTTTTTTAATTGGCAAAAGTGCATCGGCAAGCTGTGCAAATTCCTGCAGGCTGAGCGTCTCACCCCGACGGCGCGGATCAATGCCCGCTTCATGTAAGGCTGCTTCGACCGCCTCTTTTTCTGCTTTACCGAAATGGCTGGACAAGTTATTCAAAATCGTTTTCCGGCGTTGTGCGAAACTGGCACGCGTCACTTCGAAGAAGAGTTTCTCGTCCAGTGTCTTAACTGCCGGCTCTTTACGAATATTTAAACGGATGACTGCTGAATCGACATTCGGTGCCGGAATGAAGACGTGTTTCGGTACCGTGAAACAAACTTCTGCCTCCGCGTAGTATTGAATGGCGATCGACAATGAACCGTACGCCTTCGTTCCCGGTTTTGCCCCGATTCGTTCCGCCACTTCTTTTTGAATCATCATGATAAGGGTCCGGAACGGGGTCCGGGCTTCGAGAATTCGCATGATGATCGGTGTCGTCACATAGTAGGGAAGGTTCGCGACGACAGCGAGATCCGTGATTCCTTGCTGCGTAAACTCTTCGTCGACGATGGTTTCGAGATCCAGTTCGAGCGCATCCCCATGAATGACTTTCACGTGAGGGTACGGAGCAAGTGAATCTTCAAGAATCGGTAAAAGTCGCTGATCGATTTCGAGAGCTACGACTTTTTTCGCCTGTTTTGCTGATTGTTCCGTTAATGAGCCGATACCGGGACCAATCTCAAGCACACCGCTTTCCGGTGTCAAATTAGCGGCACCAACGATGTTTCCGAGTACATTTAAATCGATTAAAAAGTTTTGTCCCAAGGACTTTTTAAATGAAAATCCGTGTTTGGCCAAGATTTCCTTCGTCCGGTGCAATGTAGCGATGTCTTTCAATCCTGTTCCTCCTCTATCTGTTTCAAAGCGTCTTCCCATTCCTGTTTCGTAATTCGGATCGACGCGACACGTTTGACGAGTTGTTTGGCATTCGGTTCACCAATGGCAAGCACCTGTCCCAACCGTTTCCGGCGTTTCGAGGCTGCCGGTCCCCCGATCAGATCGGCGGCGAGAATCATATCCCGCGTCACTTCCGCATCATGCTGCTCTTCCGTCTCATATACTGCACCTAGCGCCCGCTCAATCGCTTCCGGTGACGCATGTTCGACACCGATTTTCCCACGTTTATCTTTTGCGTCTGCCCGTGGCAGGTAGGCCTGTTTACATCCCGGTACCCGTTCATTGATCCGTGCCCGGATCCGGTCACCCGGGAAGTCAGGATCGGTAAACACGATGACACCTCGGCGTTCAAGTGCTTTCGCAATGCGTTGTAATGTCTGCTCGTTAACGGCAGAACCGTTTGTTTCAATTGTATCGACATCGAATACTTCCTGTAAGCGTGTCGTATCATCGCGTCCTTCAACGACGATGACTTCTTTTAAGCGTTTCCGCATCATATCTTCTCCACCTTTTTCAAACACTTCCGTAATTGTACCTGTTTCCACAAAAAAAACAAGGAAGCGTCAAGTGCCCGCTTCCGTCGTGTCGTTCGGGATGACCCAGACTTGGATCGTCTTCCGGCCAAACTGTTTGGCGGTCGACTCCCCTTCAACGAGCACATCGATTTTATTGCCTTTGATGGCACCACCTGTGTCGAGGGCAATCGCCAGTCCGACCCCTTCGACGTATACTTTGGTTCCAAGTGGAATGACTTTCGGATCAACGGCGATAATCGGCAGTCCTTGATACGTGATCGTATCCGTCACGTCATAACCGGTTGCCGTCAAAGCCCGTCCATCATACAGCTGACTTCCATTGGAAGCCGGATCATTCGTATAGGCCGTTGCTTCGACCATCAGGGTTTTTGCTTTGCTAAAATCCAAATCGGTTGCCGCTTTCGGTACTTCTGCTAACGGTACCGTCGCTTTTTCCGTATCGAATGTCGGTGTCGGTGTCATCGCCGCCTCAACCGGTTCGACAGGTTTCGTCCCGACCTTGACTACTTGTTTGACCGGTTCACTCGTGACTTCATTAGCAATCAACTTCTTTTCCTTACTCAAACCGTCTGCAAGGGTCAATTGATATTTTTGTGTCTGGATACCCGGCCGGCCGGATTTCGTCACCAACTGTTCGCCCACCGGCAATGTGTCGTCTTCGACGGTCTCGA
Protein-coding regions in this window:
- the pth gene encoding aminoacyl-tRNA hydrolase, producing the protein MKCIVGLGNPGTKYTNTRHNIGFLAIDALAKEHGIKLTESKFKAVFGTGMIKGERVVLVKPLTYMNLSGEAVRPLLDFYKIAVEDVLVIYDDLDLPLEKMRLRSKGSAGGHNGVKSLIQHLGTQDIKRLKLGVGRPPAPIQVIDWVLMPFAKSEQTTLQHVLSDSVDIATDFIDTPFLALMNRYN
- a CDS encoding ribose-phosphate diphosphokinase, giving the protein MSTVLEHEIRIFALNSNKPLAEEIAKVIGIPVSESSVKHFSDGEISMNIEESVRGDDIYIIQSTSQPVNENLMELLIMIDALKRASARTINVVIPYYGYARQDRKARSREPITAKLVANLLEVAGATRVVTMDLHAAQIQGFFDIPVDQLMGVPLLASYFEKKNIDPNELVIVSPDHGGVTRARKLAEQLKAPIAIIDKRRPKPNVAEVMNIVGQVDGKIAIIIDDIIDTAGTITLAANALIENGAKQVYACCTHPVLSGPAMERIENSAIEELVVLNTIDLTKRECASKIKQISVARLLAEAIIRVHEQKSISPLFS
- the glmU gene encoding bifunctional UDP-N-acetylglucosamine diphosphorylase/glucosamine-1-phosphate N-acetyltransferase GlmU, which translates into the protein MNHFAVILAAGKGTRMKSKLYKVLHPVAGKPMVQHVVDQLTTLGVTRQVVIVGHGAESVKEVLGTSVEYALQSEQLGTGHAVQMAEPVLGQEKGSTLVVCGDTPLLTSETLQSLLQHHAEAGAKVTVLTAHADDATGYGRIVRGEDGNVAKIVEHKDANAEELLIKEINTGTYVFDNEMLFAALKEVNNDNVQGEYYLPDVIEIAKADGETIAAYAASTFEETIGVNDRVALAQAETSMRKRTNEHWMRQGVTFIDPASTYIGPDVVIGSDTVLYPGTQLLGKTTIGSECIIGPNSDIRDSEVADQAVVRQSVVTDSQIGSAAQVGPFAHLRQQAVLGANTRIGNFVEVKKSTFGEGSKSAHLSYVGDATIGTNVNLGCGSITVNYDGTNKFQTVIEDDAFIGCNVNLIAPVTVGKNALVAAGSTVTDDVPENGLAIARERQTTKPDYR
- the spoVG gene encoding septation regulator SpoVG is translated as MNVTDVKIRRVVAEGRMKALASITLDHEFVVHDLRVIEGNSGLFVAMPSKRTQEGIFRDVAHPINALMRKKVEDSVLEAYAVREENGEASEVELTALEVTDPS
- the purR gene encoding pur operon repressor, with protein sequence MKIRRSGRLVDMTRYLLDHPHHLVSLTIFAERYSSAKSSISEDLDIVSEMLEHEGTGRLVTVPGAAGGVMFIPTWSSAKALPFIDELCERVARPDRLLPGGYLYLTDLLGDPRMVKQMGQVFASVFSQKKVDVVMTIATKGIPLAYAVAEQLGVPFVIVRSDSRVTEGSTVSINYVSGSSKAIRTMALARRSLPRGANVLLIDDFMKAGGTIRGMMSLLSEFEANVAGVGVLIEAEGAEKKMVNEYVSLMKLSDVDVDLGQIQVKRGNVDQYFTDGENT
- the ispE gene encoding 4-(cytidine 5'-diphospho)-2-C-methyl-D-erythritol kinase; its protein translation is MTIIVKAPAKINLVLDATAKRPDGYHDVHMVMTTVDLADRLELTELASGEIRMNAQHAYVPNDERNLAYKAAAVLKERFDVKSGVEIYLEKQIPVAAGLAGGSSDAAATLRGLNELWKLDLTLEQLAEIGAEVGSDVPFCVMGGTAIATGRGEKLEKLVSPPPCWVVLAKPTIGVSTADVYGALDLETAERPDVEAMIDAVKNQDFTAICDALGNVLESVTLPMHPEVEQIKAFMTSCGAEGVLMSGSGPTVFALTEHENRAQRLYNGLRGFCNEVYVVRLLGENH
- a CDS encoding Veg family protein, with amino-acid sequence MPKTLNEIRHVFETHVGERLTLKASGGRKKVVTRIGTLVETYPSVFVVKLDAERHNVERVSYSYADVLTDSVQIEFANS
- the rsmA gene encoding 16S rRNA (adenine(1518)-N(6)/adenine(1519)-N(6))-dimethyltransferase RsmA, with translation MKDIATLHRTKEILAKHGFSFKKSLGQNFLIDLNVLGNIVGAANLTPESGVLEIGPGIGSLTEQSAKQAKKVVALEIDQRLLPILEDSLAPYPHVKVIHGDALELDLETIVDEEFTQQGITDLAVVANLPYYVTTPIIMRILEARTPFRTLIMMIQKEVAERIGAKPGTKAYGSLSIAIQYYAEAEVCFTVPKHVFIPAPNVDSAVIRLNIRKEPAVKTLDEKLFFEVTRASFAQRRKTILNNLSSHFGKAEKEAVEAALHEAGIDPRRRGETLSLQEFAQLADALLPIKKR
- the rnmV gene encoding ribonuclease M5 — its product is MMRKRLKEVIVVEGRDDTTRLQEVFDVDTIETNGSAVNEQTLQRIAKALERRGVIVFTDPDFPGDRIRARINERVPGCKQAYLPRADAKDKRGKIGVEHASPEAIERALGAVYETEEQHDAEVTRDMILAADLIGGPAASKRRKRLGQVLAIGEPNAKQLVKRVASIRITKQEWEDALKQIEEEQD
- a CDS encoding ubiquitin-like domain-containing protein; protein product: MIRSITYMTIGCILLLVASLLYVMMDHPRDVTIMVDGRQTKIETLETSVFGVLQEAGISVRSQDVIEPALSADLPKNDLIVIQPAKEITLIMGYGEARTIRTQARRVDDLLKEQGISQMLETDDVYPSKEAVLTSGMTVRYREAFPIELIVEGKAREVYTYQTTVRELLSMQGVKLQTEDKVMPGLDTVVAKDMLVTVNTTRRAVLTEQQLLPFEVETVEDDTLPVGEQLVTKSGRPGIQTQKYQLTLADGLSKEKKLIANEVTSEPVKQVVKVGTKPVEPVEAAMTPTPTFDTEKATVPLAEVPKAATDLDFSKAKTLMVEATAYTNDPASNGSQLYDGRALTATGYDVTDTITYQGLPIIAVDPKVIPLGTKVYVEGVGLAIALDTGGAIKGNKIDVLVEGESTAKQFGRKTIQVWVIPNDTTEAGT